In a single window of the Gracilimonas sp. genome:
- a CDS encoding N-acetylmuramoyl-L-alanine amidase — MKNFISALALATIVFSSPLNAQTVTGLDGFSIFLDPGHSQTENMGLYNYSEAEKVLRVGLALREMLLTQTDIDTVYMSRTNDSQQVSLSQRTDLANSLAPDFYHSIHSNAGSNTTNNTLFLHGGWRSNGQTVEKTPNGGKEMGDIMEVELTDAMRIPTIGNWADRNFYLGGSVQNHANQYPYLHVNRTTNMASVLSEAGFHTNPTQQKRNLNSDWKRLEAQSFFWSVLEYLDAERPPVGIAAGYITNADNGLPINGATISIGDSTYTTDTFESLFSNYVTNEGELQNGFYYMEGLENGPAQVIVEAEGFYTETVDTNIISTDFTFTDVALISNVPPIISSTSVGTDNEINPGEDLVINFSRSMNKDSVVNALSFTPEVEYSLSWNSAGDELSVTTDNFDFESNYTLKIDSTAVDNSTYAHNLDGDSDGTQGDSYVLDFETGPVDIIPPAISGIRPTNTQLNELRPIISATFDEHLDTTLFDDTTIEVSKSDYTVPGQTVYYTVGDRSVLNFFPSERLDKSRNYTLSFSKSISDTAGNSLGSDVVRTFPTGDQDIVNEISIDDFEGGISSWWEPSQSGSTDGYVAEETNVEISSDMVNLLTNSSEAMRVNYGWDTTSTANLIREYRSSTTPTFANNLVVQAYVFGDGSGNKFRFMVRDANGQLEGSTWYDVNWLGWKLVSWNLAEDEIVPWANGNGDLNGDLYIDSFQLTYTEGSPTTGFIVFDDLRAVEMGLATSNEDDPVAADIPKQFELKQNYPNPFNPSTNISFGLPERSEVTLKVYDMLGREVSTVYSGIKSQGFHTIQFDASALSSGVYLYRINSDFGSISKKMTLLK, encoded by the coding sequence ATGAAGAATTTTATTTCCGCATTAGCACTCGCAACCATCGTTTTCTCTTCCCCGCTTAACGCCCAAACAGTAACCGGCCTTGATGGCTTTAGCATTTTCCTGGACCCGGGGCACAGCCAAACCGAAAACATGGGACTTTATAATTATTCGGAAGCCGAAAAAGTACTTCGGGTAGGGCTTGCGCTGCGTGAGATGCTGCTTACGCAAACCGACATTGATACAGTATACATGAGCCGTACCAATGACTCACAACAAGTTTCCCTGTCTCAAAGAACAGACCTGGCCAATAGCCTGGCACCTGATTTTTATCATTCGATTCATAGTAATGCTGGATCTAATACAACCAACAACACCCTCTTTCTCCATGGCGGCTGGCGTTCAAATGGACAAACCGTAGAGAAAACGCCCAATGGTGGAAAAGAGATGGGTGATATCATGGAAGTGGAACTCACTGATGCCATGAGAATACCTACCATAGGAAACTGGGCTGATCGTAATTTTTATCTGGGCGGGTCTGTTCAGAATCATGCCAATCAATATCCTTACCTGCATGTAAACAGAACAACCAACATGGCTTCTGTGTTGAGTGAAGCTGGATTTCATACAAATCCAACGCAGCAAAAAAGAAATCTGAACTCAGATTGGAAACGCCTTGAAGCACAGTCTTTCTTTTGGTCAGTACTTGAATATTTAGATGCAGAACGGCCTCCCGTTGGTATCGCTGCTGGTTATATCACCAATGCCGATAACGGCCTCCCAATTAACGGAGCTACTATTTCTATCGGTGATTCAACTTATACTACCGATACTTTTGAGTCGCTTTTTAGTAATTACGTAACTAATGAAGGAGAGCTCCAAAACGGGTTTTATTACATGGAGGGTTTGGAAAACGGACCAGCACAAGTCATCGTTGAAGCCGAAGGTTTTTATACCGAGACCGTTGATACCAACATTATTTCCACGGATTTCACCTTTACCGATGTTGCTCTTATTTCAAATGTACCTCCTATCATAAGTTCCACTTCGGTAGGTACTGATAATGAAATCAATCCCGGCGAAGACCTGGTTATCAATTTTAGCAGAAGTATGAACAAAGACTCGGTCGTGAATGCATTGAGCTTCACTCCGGAAGTAGAATACAGCCTTAGCTGGAACTCAGCTGGTGATGAACTTTCTGTAACTACAGACAATTTTGATTTTGAAAGCAACTATACATTAAAAATAGATTCCACAGCCGTTGATAATTCTACTTATGCCCATAATCTTGATGGTGATTCAGATGGTACGCAAGGCGATTCATACGTATTAGATTTTGAAACAGGACCCGTCGACATTATACCTCCGGCTATTTCAGGTATTCGCCCCACAAATACGCAGCTGAATGAACTCAGACCTATTATTAGTGCGACTTTTGATGAACATCTGGATACCACACTTTTTGACGATACAACCATCGAAGTAAGCAAAAGCGATTACACTGTTCCAGGACAAACCGTTTATTACACTGTTGGAGACCGCAGCGTACTCAACTTTTTCCCATCCGAGCGACTCGATAAATCCCGGAACTATACGCTCTCTTTCTCCAAGTCGATCAGCGATACCGCTGGGAACAGCCTTGGTTCTGATGTTGTACGAACCTTCCCTACCGGGGACCAGGATATTGTAAATGAAATTAGTATAGATGATTTCGAAGGCGGTATAAGCTCATGGTGGGAGCCATCTCAAAGCGGAAGCACTGATGGCTATGTTGCAGAAGAAACCAATGTGGAGATAAGTTCTGACATGGTAAATCTTCTTACAAATAGCAGTGAAGCTATGAGGGTAAACTACGGATGGGATACCACAAGCACAGCCAATCTCATACGTGAATACCGAAGCAGTACAACTCCTACATTTGCTAATAATCTTGTCGTTCAGGCCTATGTTTTTGGTGATGGAAGCGGTAACAAATTCCGGTTTATGGTACGGGATGCCAACGGTCAGCTCGAAGGAAGTACGTGGTATGACGTAAATTGGCTGGGCTGGAAGCTGGTATCATGGAATTTAGCTGAAGATGAGATTGTACCTTGGGCTAACGGAAATGGTGACCTTAATGGTGATCTGTATATAGATAGCTTCCAGTTAACCTACACAGAAGGTTCTCCAACTACCGGCTTTATTGTATTTGATGACCTCCGGGCTGTGGAAATGGGGCTGGCTACATCCAACGAAGATGATCCTGTAGCAGCAGATATTCCTAAACAATTTGAACTGAAGCAGAACTACCCGAACCCATTCAACCCTTCAACAAACATCAGTTTTGGGTTACCTGAACGCAGTGAAGTCACCTTAAAAGTGTATGACATGCTTGGGCGTGAAGTATCTACGGTTTACTCAGGAATAAAATCTCAGGGTTTCCATACTATTCAGTTCGATGCCTCTGCCCTTTCAAGTGGTGTATATCTATATAGAATTAATTCTGACTTTGGAAGTATTTCAAAGAAAATGACACTGCTTAAATAA
- the nagB gene encoding glucosamine-6-phosphate deaminase gives MSSTPLIRPEFEKYEKVSTKVFDTAKIASKYAADEIASLIREKAKKGEQAVLGLATGSTPTQLYDELVRMHKEEGLSFENVVTFNLDEYYPMDPDSIHSYVHFMNEYLFDHVDIKKENIHIPDGTLDREKVYEFCRDYEEKIEALGGLDIQILGIGRTGHVGFNEPGSSINSRTRLIALDSLTILDAASGFFGVENVPRRAITMGVGTIMKADRIFLMAWGEGKAKIVQKAIEGDITSQIPATFLQKHPNVEFLLDDASSAELTRTKTPWLVGPIEWTDELLRKAVVWLSLYLEKPILKLTDEDYSEHGMNDVLIDIGRAYNVNIRIFNEIQHTITGWPGGKPNEDDTYRPERKSPAKKRVLIFSPHPDDDVISMGGTFIRLVDQGHEVHVAYQTSGNIAVFDDEAIRFADFVTDYHENFGLENEETVNLFNEVRESIKKKQPGEVDSEEVKTIKGMIRRGEAKAACRYVGIPDENMHFLDLPFYETGKVRKKPIGPEDIEITKDIIKKVKPHQIYAAGDLSDPHGTHRVCLDAVFSALRELQDETWMKDCWTWLYRGAWQEWDIEDIEMAVPLSPEETDRKRKAIFKHQSQKDRPLFPGTDKREFWQRADDRTRTTARLYDNLGLAEYEAMEAFVRWKELD, from the coding sequence ATGTCTTCTACCCCACTCATCCGCCCTGAGTTTGAAAAGTATGAGAAAGTGTCTACCAAAGTTTTTGATACGGCCAAAATTGCTTCTAAATATGCTGCCGACGAAATCGCTTCGCTGATCCGTGAAAAAGCTAAAAAAGGAGAGCAAGCTGTACTGGGACTCGCTACCGGTTCTACCCCAACTCAGCTTTATGATGAACTGGTGCGGATGCACAAAGAAGAAGGCCTGAGTTTTGAGAATGTAGTCACCTTTAACCTGGATGAATACTACCCAATGGATCCCGACTCCATTCATAGTTATGTCCATTTCATGAATGAGTACCTGTTTGACCATGTGGATATCAAAAAGGAAAATATTCATATCCCGGATGGCACGCTGGATCGTGAAAAAGTGTATGAATTCTGCCGTGATTATGAGGAGAAAATCGAGGCGCTGGGAGGATTGGACATACAGATTCTGGGTATTGGACGTACGGGTCACGTTGGGTTTAACGAACCGGGTTCATCCATCAATTCCAGAACCCGCCTTATTGCCTTAGACAGTCTGACTATCCTGGATGCCGCCAGCGGATTCTTTGGGGTTGAAAATGTTCCCCGCCGTGCCATCACCATGGGTGTTGGAACCATTATGAAAGCGGATCGCATCTTCCTGATGGCCTGGGGTGAAGGAAAGGCCAAGATTGTTCAGAAAGCCATTGAAGGTGATATCACCAGCCAGATTCCCGCTACCTTTCTTCAAAAACATCCAAATGTTGAGTTTCTGCTTGATGATGCTTCATCTGCAGAACTGACACGAACCAAAACTCCATGGCTCGTTGGCCCTATTGAGTGGACCGATGAACTCCTCCGAAAAGCCGTTGTTTGGTTAAGCCTGTATCTGGAAAAACCTATCCTCAAGCTTACGGATGAAGATTACAGCGAGCATGGCATGAATGATGTGCTGATTGATATCGGACGTGCATATAACGTGAACATCCGCATCTTTAACGAGATTCAGCACACCATCACCGGATGGCCGGGCGGTAAACCCAATGAAGATGATACCTATCGCCCGGAGAGAAAATCTCCTGCCAAAAAACGGGTACTTATTTTTAGCCCCCACCCCGATGACGATGTGATTTCCATGGGTGGAACCTTTATCCGTTTGGTAGACCAGGGACATGAAGTTCATGTAGCTTACCAGACTTCCGGTAACATTGCCGTTTTTGATGATGAAGCCATTCGTTTTGCTGATTTCGTAACGGATTATCATGAAAACTTTGGCCTGGAGAATGAAGAAACCGTCAACCTTTTCAATGAGGTAAGAGAATCTATTAAGAAAAAGCAGCCGGGTGAAGTTGATTCCGAAGAAGTGAAGACGATCAAAGGGATGATTCGGCGCGGCGAAGCCAAAGCGGCCTGCCGGTATGTGGGAATCCCGGATGAGAACATGCACTTCCTGGACCTGCCTTTTTATGAGACCGGAAAAGTTCGTAAAAAGCCGATTGGCCCGGAAGACATTGAGATCACCAAAGATATTATCAAGAAGGTGAAGCCGCACCAGATTTATGCTGCCGGTGATTTATCTGACCCGCATGGAACACACCGTGTATGCCTGGATGCCGTTTTCAGTGCTTTGCGTGAACTTCAGGATGAAACGTGGATGAAAGACTGCTGGACCTGGTTATACCGTGGAGCATGGCAGGAATGGGATATTGAAGACATTGAAATGGCTGTTCCGCTAAGTCCGGAGGAAACCGACCGTAAGCGTAAAGCGATTTTCAAACATCAATCGCAAAAAGACCGCCCACTGTTTCCGGGAACTGACAAACGTGAATTCTGGCAGCGAGCTGATGACCGTACACGCACAACGGCCAGACTCTATGATAACCTTGGACTCGCCGAGTACGAAGCTATGGAAGCTTTCGTACGCTGGAAAGAGTTGGATTGA
- a CDS encoding N-acetylmuramoyl-L-alanine amidase encodes MKYLSLIIAFFISLISFQSLQAQVDSLRVDSSLVTSDSLYLNIVIPETDTVTYGYSRYRVAANTNPAAEAYINGKPVKVYSSGAFIDMIEHRDDTTQIEFRVELNGEEMSKTMYLVRPEPPKAIDTKGSVISSQFMKPASELWLMTGEVLEVQFLGTPGKEVVFNIDYFKDDIPMKEVPEEVAGIEGLYQGSYTVKPGDLVKDKHITFKMKKGLFSHEKKKSDYTVSFNGLPRVAEVVDEAAYLNIGMGSDRLGGARYGELEPGVKLNIIGQKEDNYRVKLSRSLSAWIPVRFVELKSEYVSPSESLTGNIRVSGRDKSDLITLTLSEKLPYITYQELDPNRIIVDVFGATSNTNWKIKHKSSEGIKDVTWQQVEDDRFRLVIELNSSQNWGYTVGYGWGSQLNVEVKRPPVVTNFNSPLDGRTISVDAGHGGDNNGSLGAAGNLEKDVTLEISYKLQELLEERGAKVVLPRTDDSYVYMSERKERTLEANADILVSIHTNSIGYGSDPMDIRGTGSFYKHMAFKPLAEIMYDKMLELGFKDYGLTGSFNFSLNAPIEFPNVLVETAFISNPEEEILLTDQDFQYKMAEQIVEGLEEFYLQHGYLETVSDMPEK; translated from the coding sequence ATGAAGTATTTAAGCTTAATCATAGCCTTTTTTATATCACTAATCAGTTTTCAAAGCCTGCAGGCTCAGGTCGATTCTTTGCGGGTTGATTCTTCCCTGGTAACCAGTGATTCACTATATCTGAATATCGTGATCCCTGAAACGGATACGGTTACCTATGGCTATTCCCGATATCGTGTGGCAGCCAATACAAATCCAGCTGCGGAAGCTTATATAAATGGTAAGCCAGTGAAAGTGTATTCAAGCGGTGCATTTATCGATATGATAGAGCATCGGGATGACACTACTCAAATTGAATTCAGGGTTGAATTGAATGGAGAGGAAATGTCAAAAACCATGTATTTGGTACGACCAGAGCCTCCCAAAGCTATTGATACGAAAGGGAGCGTAATTTCCAGTCAATTTATGAAACCTGCCAGTGAGCTTTGGCTGATGACGGGCGAGGTTCTCGAGGTTCAATTCCTGGGAACACCGGGTAAAGAAGTGGTTTTTAATATCGACTATTTCAAAGATGATATTCCGATGAAGGAAGTGCCTGAAGAGGTAGCGGGAATAGAAGGATTATATCAGGGAAGCTATACAGTAAAGCCGGGTGATTTAGTAAAAGACAAACACATCACTTTTAAAATGAAGAAAGGTCTTTTCTCCCACGAAAAGAAAAAGAGTGATTATACCGTAAGTTTCAACGGACTGCCACGCGTAGCAGAAGTTGTGGATGAGGCAGCATACCTGAATATCGGAATGGGGTCTGACCGTTTGGGAGGAGCACGGTATGGAGAACTCGAGCCAGGAGTGAAGCTTAATATTATTGGCCAAAAAGAAGATAATTACCGGGTTAAGCTTTCCAGAAGCCTGAGTGCGTGGATACCGGTTCGGTTTGTAGAACTAAAGAGTGAATACGTTTCACCTTCGGAATCATTAACAGGTAATATTCGTGTTTCAGGAAGAGATAAGTCGGACCTGATCACGCTCACACTTTCAGAAAAACTGCCTTACATCACGTACCAGGAACTGGATCCCAACAGAATCATCGTTGATGTATTTGGAGCAACTTCCAATACAAACTGGAAAATAAAGCATAAAAGCTCAGAAGGAATAAAAGATGTGACCTGGCAGCAGGTTGAAGATGACCGCTTCCGGTTAGTGATTGAGCTTAATAGCAGCCAAAACTGGGGCTATACTGTGGGATATGGATGGGGTTCTCAGCTTAATGTTGAAGTAAAGCGGCCTCCGGTAGTAACCAATTTCAACAGTCCGCTAGACGGCAGAACAATCTCAGTTGATGCTGGCCACGGTGGAGATAATAATGGCTCACTGGGAGCTGCAGGAAATCTGGAGAAAGATGTGACTCTTGAAATATCATACAAGTTGCAGGAACTGCTGGAGGAAAGAGGTGCGAAGGTGGTATTGCCCAGAACTGATGACAGCTATGTTTATATGAGTGAGAGAAAGGAAAGAACCCTTGAGGCTAATGCAGATATCCTGGTGAGTATTCATACAAACTCGATTGGTTATGGAAGTGATCCGATGGATATCAGAGGCACAGGTTCGTTTTATAAGCACATGGCCTTTAAGCCCCTTGCAGAAATCATGTACGATAAAATGCTTGAATTAGGGTTTAAAGATTATGGGTTAACGGGCAGCTTTAATTTCTCGCTGAATGCACCGATAGAATTTCCAAATGTGCTGGTTGAGACGGCCTTTATTTCTAATCCTGAAGAAGAAATTTTGCTAACGGATCAGGATTTTCAGTATAAAATGGCCGAACAAATTGTGGAAGGGCTTGAGGAGTTTTATTTACAGCATGGATACCTTGAAACGGTTTCTGATATGCCTGAAAAATAA
- a CDS encoding MFS transporter, protein MSLIAKLKKNPWFWIPSLYYAQGLPYIMVVEVSVIMYQNLDISNADIGLYTSLLYLPWIIKPFWSPLVENTKTKRWWTIGMQFVMGAAFAGVALVLLTPSFFSFSLIVLYLLALASATHDIAADGFYMIALNEEKQSFFVGIRSTFYRIAIISGKGLLVILAGYLIESGTEVDYAWAVTFGILAVAMTVFALYHTLSIPKPDGDVAEEFETTKDQLTAFIKVFVDFFKKKQIWVALAFILFYRFAEGQLVKMGPPFFLDEVSAGGLGLSTSDLGFIYGTIGVIALTIGGIIGGVVISRKGLKYWLWPMLIAMNVPNLVYVILAYFQPESHILISAFVAIEQFGYGFGFAAFLMFLIYVARGENKTAHYAFGTGFMALGMLIPGTISGFMQEWLGYLNFFIWVMIATIPIFIVTKFVEVDPEFGKKKEKQE, encoded by the coding sequence ATGAGTTTAATAGCTAAACTAAAGAAAAATCCCTGGTTTTGGATTCCATCTCTTTATTACGCGCAGGGCCTCCCCTATATAATGGTCGTGGAAGTTTCTGTCATTATGTATCAGAACCTTGATATTTCCAATGCTGATATCGGTTTATATACCAGTTTGCTTTACCTCCCGTGGATCATTAAGCCTTTCTGGAGTCCGCTGGTAGAGAATACAAAAACGAAGAGGTGGTGGACTATCGGAATGCAATTTGTGATGGGAGCCGCCTTTGCCGGAGTTGCCCTCGTGCTGCTCACCCCTTCTTTCTTCTCATTCAGCCTGATTGTTTTATACTTATTGGCTCTCGCTTCTGCAACGCACGACATTGCCGCAGATGGGTTTTACATGATAGCCCTGAATGAAGAGAAACAGTCATTCTTTGTTGGAATTCGATCTACTTTCTACCGAATAGCTATTATAAGCGGTAAAGGTTTATTGGTGATATTGGCCGGCTATCTGATCGAAAGCGGAACTGAAGTAGATTATGCCTGGGCTGTCACCTTTGGAATACTAGCCGTTGCCATGACTGTTTTTGCACTTTATCACACTCTATCTATTCCCAAACCTGATGGTGATGTTGCTGAAGAATTTGAAACCACCAAAGATCAGTTAACGGCCTTTATTAAGGTATTCGTTGATTTCTTTAAAAAGAAGCAAATCTGGGTAGCCCTGGCGTTTATCCTGTTTTACCGGTTTGCAGAAGGTCAGCTCGTAAAAATGGGACCTCCCTTTTTCCTTGATGAAGTTTCCGCGGGCGGACTTGGCCTGTCAACATCAGATTTAGGGTTCATCTATGGTACCATTGGCGTGATTGCCCTGACCATTGGTGGTATTATCGGCGGTGTGGTTATTTCCAGAAAGGGATTAAAGTATTGGTTATGGCCCATGCTGATTGCCATGAACGTACCTAACCTTGTGTATGTGATACTAGCCTATTTCCAACCCGAGTCACACATTTTGATAAGTGCTTTTGTAGCCATTGAACAATTCGGATATGGATTCGGATTTGCGGCATTCCTCATGTTCCTGATTTATGTAGCCCGTGGAGAAAATAAAACAGCTCACTACGCTTTTGGAACCGGCTTCATGGCTTTGGGGATGTTAATTCCCGGTACCATCAGTGGTTTTATGCAGGAATGGCTTGGTTACCTGAACTTTTTTATCTGGGTAATGATCGCAACCATTCCCATTTTTATTGTAACAAAGTTCGTGGAAGTCGATCCTGAGTTTGGGAAGAAAAAAGAAAAACAGGAATAA